The following coding sequences lie in one Streptomyces xiamenensis genomic window:
- a CDS encoding Ppx/GppA phosphatase family protein: MDCGTNSIRLLIADADPATGELKDLDRRMEIVRLGQGVDRTGRLAPEALERTLEACRRYAAAIEGHGIEAGRIRFAATSATRDAQNRADFVDGVREILGIEPEVITGMEEAALSYTGATRELAGAGTALVVDIGGGSTEFVLGNREVTAARSVNIGCVRLTERHALSDPPTAAQIAALTADIDAALDEAQEAVPLTGADTLVGLAGSVTTVAAIALELPAYDPAAIHHSRVPAATVGAISDRLLASTHAERAAIPVMHPGRTDVIGAGALILSRIMARSGAAEVVVSESDILDGLLWSTVERRPGRA, translated from the coding sequence ATCGACTGCGGCACCAACTCCATCCGGCTGCTGATCGCGGACGCCGATCCGGCCACCGGGGAGCTGAAGGACCTGGACCGCCGGATGGAGATCGTCCGGCTGGGCCAGGGCGTGGACCGTACCGGGCGGCTGGCGCCCGAGGCGCTGGAGCGCACCCTGGAGGCGTGCCGGCGGTACGCGGCGGCGATCGAGGGGCACGGCATCGAGGCCGGGCGGATCCGCTTCGCGGCGACCTCGGCGACCCGGGACGCGCAGAACCGCGCGGACTTCGTGGACGGCGTCCGGGAGATCCTGGGCATCGAGCCGGAAGTCATCACGGGCATGGAAGAGGCCGCCCTGTCGTACACCGGCGCCACCCGCGAGCTGGCCGGCGCCGGCACCGCCCTCGTGGTGGACATCGGCGGCGGTTCCACCGAATTCGTACTGGGGAACCGCGAGGTAACGGCGGCCCGCAGCGTGAACATCGGCTGCGTGCGGCTGACCGAGCGGCACGCGCTGAGCGACCCGCCGACGGCCGCTCAGATCGCCGCCCTGACCGCCGACATCGACGCGGCCCTGGACGAGGCCCAGGAAGCCGTCCCGCTGACCGGGGCGGACACGCTGGTGGGCCTGGCGGGCTCGGTGACCACGGTGGCCGCGATCGCCCTGGAGCTGCCCGCCTACGACCCCGCGGCGATCCACCACTCCCGCGTCCCGGCCGCCACGGTCGGGGCGATCTCCGACCGCCTGCTGGCGTCCACCCACGCCGAACGCGCGGCGATCCCGGTGATGCACCCCGGCCGCACCGACGTGATCGGCGCGGGCGCGCTGATCCTGTCGCGGATCATGGCGCGCAGCGGGGCGGCGGAGGTGGTGGTCTCCGAGAGCGACATCCTCGACGGCCTGCTGTGGAGCACCGTGGAGCGGCGGCCCGGGAGGGCTTAG
- a CDS encoding DUF501 domain-containing protein → MRAMTNNTESDTATDRDTAAVAAQLGRLPRGLRGVAHRCPCGNPDVVETAPRLEDGSPFPTTYYLTCPRAASAIGTLEANGVMKEMTARLATDPELADAYRAAHEDYLARRDAIEVLEGFPSAGGMPDRVKCLHVLVAHSLAAGPGVNPLGDEALDMLPEWWKKGPCVSADGTECAATAAEGTGA, encoded by the coding sequence ATGAGAGCGATGACGAACAACACCGAGAGCGACACCGCGACCGACCGCGACACCGCGGCGGTGGCGGCCCAGCTGGGCCGGCTCCCGCGCGGACTGCGCGGGGTCGCGCACCGCTGCCCGTGCGGCAACCCCGATGTGGTGGAGACCGCGCCGCGGCTTGAGGACGGCAGCCCGTTCCCCACCACGTACTACCTGACCTGCCCCCGCGCCGCCTCCGCGATCGGCACCCTGGAGGCGAACGGGGTGATGAAGGAGATGACGGCGCGGCTGGCGACCGACCCGGAGCTGGCGGACGCCTACCGGGCCGCGCACGAGGACTACCTCGCGCGCCGGGACGCCATCGAGGTGCTGGAGGGCTTCCCGAGCGCCGGCGGGATGCCGGACCGGGTGAAGTGCCTGCACGTGCTGGTGGCGCACTCCCTGGCGGCGGGCCCCGGGGTCAACCCGCTGGGCGACGAGGCACTCGACATGCTTCCCGAGTGGTGGAAGAAGGGGCCGTGCGTGAGCGCGGACGGTACGGAGTGCGCGGCGACGGCGGCGGAGGGGACGGGCGCGTGA
- a CDS encoding FtsB family cell division protein, translating to MAADRDRFSTATRIRALGEQAAARVYRAQNRRLRRPVRRSRLTGRAALLALVIGALIVALAYPLREYVSQRSEIGDERRKAQDAEERVEELRDEKARWQDPAFVEQQARRHLHYVRPGETGYILPAPPGAQEDGEAERLRNRSAPANRPWYDNLWDGIDKADRAAPVP from the coding sequence GTGGCGGCGGACCGGGACCGGTTCTCCACCGCGACCCGGATCAGGGCGCTGGGCGAACAGGCCGCGGCCCGGGTCTACCGGGCACAGAACCGGCGGCTGCGCCGCCCGGTGCGCCGCAGCCGGCTCACCGGCCGGGCGGCGCTGCTGGCGCTGGTCATCGGCGCCCTGATCGTGGCGCTCGCCTATCCGCTGCGCGAGTACGTCTCGCAGCGCTCGGAGATCGGCGACGAGCGGCGCAAGGCGCAGGACGCCGAGGAACGCGTGGAGGAGCTGCGGGACGAGAAGGCCCGCTGGCAGGACCCGGCGTTCGTGGAGCAGCAGGCGCGCCGTCATCTGCACTACGTACGCCCGGGCGAGACCGGCTACATCCTCCCCGCCCCGCCCGGCGCCCAGGAGGACGGCGAGGCGGAGCGGCTCCGCAACCGGAGCGCGCCCGCCAACCGCCCTTGGTACGACAATCTGTGGGACGGCATCGACAAGGCCGACCGAGCGGCCCCCGTCCCCTGA
- the eno gene encoding phosphopyruvate hydratase → MPSIDVVVAREILDSRGNPTVEVEVGLDDSSTGRAAVPSGASTGAFEALELRDGDAGRYQGKGVEKAVLAVIEQIGPELVGYDATEQRLIDQAMFDLDATADKSSLGANAILGVSLAVAHAASESRDLPLFRYLGGPNAHLLPVPMMNILNGGSHADSNVDIQEFMIAPIGAESFSEAVRWGAETYHTLKSVLKERGLSTGLGDEGGFAPNLDSNREALDLIIEAIQKAGYTPGQDIALALDVAASEFYSDGVYTFEGKTRTAEEMTAYYAELVEAYPLVSIEDPLHEDDWEGWHTLTVQLGDKVQIVGDDLFVTNPERLQRGIDSGTANALLVKVNQIGSLTETLDAVELAQRNGYRCMMSHRSGETEDVTIADLAVATNCGQIKTGAPARSERVAKYNQLMRIEEILDDAAVYAGRSAFPRFQG, encoded by the coding sequence GTGCCGTCCATCGACGTCGTCGTAGCCCGCGAGATCCTCGACTCGCGAGGCAACCCCACGGTCGAGGTCGAGGTTGGCCTCGACGACAGCAGTACCGGCCGCGCCGCCGTCCCCTCGGGCGCCTCCACCGGAGCCTTCGAGGCGCTGGAGCTGCGCGACGGAGACGCCGGCCGCTACCAGGGCAAGGGCGTGGAGAAGGCCGTGCTGGCCGTCATCGAGCAGATCGGCCCCGAGCTGGTCGGCTATGACGCCACCGAGCAGCGCCTCATCGACCAGGCGATGTTCGACCTCGACGCCACCGCCGACAAGTCCTCGCTCGGCGCCAACGCCATCCTCGGCGTCTCGCTGGCCGTGGCGCACGCCGCGTCCGAGTCCCGCGACCTGCCGCTCTTCCGCTACCTGGGCGGCCCCAACGCGCACCTGCTGCCGGTGCCGATGATGAACATCCTCAACGGCGGTTCGCACGCGGACTCCAACGTCGACATCCAGGAGTTCATGATCGCCCCGATCGGCGCCGAGTCCTTCTCGGAGGCCGTGCGCTGGGGCGCCGAGACCTACCACACCCTCAAGTCCGTGCTCAAGGAGCGCGGGCTGTCCACCGGCCTGGGCGACGAGGGCGGCTTCGCCCCGAACCTCGACTCCAACCGCGAGGCCCTCGACCTGATCATCGAGGCCATCCAGAAGGCCGGCTACACCCCCGGCCAGGACATCGCGCTCGCCCTGGACGTGGCCGCCAGCGAGTTCTACAGCGACGGCGTCTACACCTTCGAGGGCAAGACCCGCACCGCCGAGGAGATGACCGCGTACTACGCCGAGCTGGTCGAGGCGTACCCGCTGGTCTCCATCGAGGACCCGCTGCACGAGGACGACTGGGAGGGCTGGCACACCCTCACCGTCCAGCTGGGCGACAAGGTGCAGATCGTCGGCGACGACCTGTTCGTCACCAATCCCGAGCGCCTCCAGCGCGGCATCGACTCCGGCACCGCCAACGCGCTGCTGGTGAAGGTCAACCAGATCGGTTCGCTGACCGAGACCCTGGACGCCGTCGAGCTGGCCCAGCGCAACGGCTACCGCTGCATGATGTCGCACCGCTCCGGCGAGACCGAGGACGTCACCATCGCCGACCTGGCCGTCGCCACCAACTGCGGCCAGATCAAGACCGGTGCCCCGGCGCGCTCCGAGCGGGTCGCCAAGTACAACCAGCTGATGCGGATCGAGGAGATCCTGGACGACGCGGCCGTGTACGCGGGCCGCAGCGCCTTCCCGCGCTTCCAGGGCTGA
- a CDS encoding LysM peptidoglycan-binding domain-containing protein — MLFSGKGRHRRPSKPTRLAAAAGVTGAAVAIPLIGATGAQAASVDTWDAVAQCESGGDWSINTGNGYYGGLQFSNSSWAAAGGTQYAPQADQATKEQQIATAEQLLSMQGPGAWPVCGARAGLSAGGPAAEVNPDAGATTEAPAPAQEAPVEETPAPVEEAPAPAPQSTENTDESAPVASGDTYTVVSGDSLSKIAAAHGVSWQQLYQQNKAVVGDDPNLIFPGQQLAL; from the coding sequence ATGCTGTTCTCCGGTAAGGGCCGTCACCGCCGCCCCTCCAAGCCCACCCGTCTCGCGGCCGCCGCCGGCGTCACCGGTGCCGCCGTCGCCATCCCCCTGATCGGTGCCACCGGCGCCCAGGCCGCCTCCGTGGACACCTGGGACGCCGTCGCCCAGTGCGAGTCGGGCGGCGACTGGTCCATCAACACCGGCAACGGTTACTACGGTGGCCTGCAGTTCTCGAACTCCTCGTGGGCGGCGGCCGGGGGTACTCAGTACGCCCCGCAGGCCGACCAGGCCACCAAGGAGCAGCAGATCGCCACCGCCGAGCAGCTGCTGTCCATGCAGGGCCCCGGCGCCTGGCCGGTGTGCGGTGCCCGTGCGGGCCTGTCCGCCGGCGGCCCGGCCGCCGAGGTGAACCCGGACGCCGGCGCCACCACCGAGGCTCCCGCCCCGGCGCAGGAGGCCCCGGTCGAGGAGACCCCGGCCCCGGTCGAGGAAGCCCCGGCCCCGGCCCCGCAGTCCACCGAGAACACCGACGAGAGCGCCCCCGTGGCGTCCGGCGACACCTACACGGTGGTCTCCGGCGACTCGCTGTCGAAGATCGCCGCCGCCCACGGCGTCAGCTGGCAGCAGCTGTACCAGCAGAACAAGGCGGTCGTCGGGGACGACCCCAACCTGATCTTCCCCGGCCAGCAGCTCGCCCTGTGA
- a CDS encoding LysM peptidoglycan-binding domain-containing protein → MVAAGVTGAGIALPLLGATSANAVTPETWDAAAACESDGVWTANTGNGYYGGFQIPLAQWEAHGGTDFAKRPDLASRAQQITVAERMLAAQGKAAFPGCAVTTGLWQEYRAGGQEETDATAEVPGATESGIGEILPGETADTEDGTAAGSGTDATDDAAAGGATDKSTGKPADKTADAAADAAGDEREDSSAADTATDGGSGSGRHRGEAAPEPDAQPGENTDGTGRHAERPADRDGERTAPATGEAAEEDAEETAADDATSGAYEVLTGDTLSEIADALTVDGGWPALYQANESVIGDNPDHIVPGLQLELGGKGA, encoded by the coding sequence GTGGTGGCCGCGGGAGTCACCGGAGCGGGCATCGCCCTGCCACTGCTGGGCGCCACGTCCGCCAACGCCGTGACCCCCGAGACCTGGGACGCCGCCGCCGCGTGCGAGAGCGACGGCGTGTGGACCGCCAACACCGGCAACGGCTACTACGGCGGGTTCCAGATCCCGCTGGCGCAGTGGGAGGCCCACGGCGGCACCGACTTCGCCAAGCGGCCCGACCTCGCCTCGCGGGCGCAGCAGATCACGGTCGCCGAGCGGATGCTGGCGGCGCAGGGCAAGGCCGCGTTCCCCGGCTGCGCCGTGACCACCGGCCTGTGGCAGGAGTACCGCGCCGGCGGCCAGGAGGAGACGGACGCCACCGCCGAGGTGCCCGGCGCCACCGAGAGCGGCATCGGCGAGATCCTCCCCGGGGAGACGGCGGACACCGAGGACGGCACGGCCGCCGGCTCCGGCACGGACGCGACGGATGACGCGGCGGCCGGCGGGGCCACCGACAAGAGCACCGGGAAGCCCGCGGACAAGACCGCGGACGCGGCGGCCGACGCGGCCGGCGACGAGCGGGAGGACAGCTCCGCCGCCGACACCGCGACGGACGGCGGCTCCGGCTCCGGCCGCCACCGGGGTGAGGCCGCGCCCGAGCCGGACGCCCAGCCGGGTGAGAACACCGACGGCACCGGACGGCACGCCGAACGCCCCGCCGACCGCGACGGGGAGCGCACCGCCCCGGCCACCGGCGAAGCCGCCGAGGAGGACGCCGAGGAGACCGCGGCGGACGACGCCACGTCCGGCGCGTACGAGGTGCTCACCGGCGACACGCTCTCGGAGATCGCCGACGCGCTCACGGTGGACGGTGGTTGGCCGGCGCTCTACCAGGCGAACGAATCGGTCATTGGGGACAACCCTGACCATATAGTCCCCGGTTTGCAGCTTGAGTTGGGCGGGAAGGGCGCATAA
- a CDS encoding cytochrome P450 family protein: MSDSRRSVVRVQTTPSPPLFSREFGADPYPAYAWLRENAPVYKAELPSGVAAWLVTRYADARAALADPRLSKNPDRHSAQAHHSGRVGIPGERGANVMTHLLNIDPPDHTRLRRLVAKAFTPRRVAAFEPRVRELTGSLIASFAGRGEADLIHEFAFPLPIYAICDMLGVPREDQDDFRDWAGMMLHPSGKRGGVGRSVKRMRAYLGDLIHRKRADLGDDLISDLIRASDHGEHLTEDEAAAMSFILLFAGFETTVNLIGNGLYTLLRHPAELADLRRSLAAGEEALLESAVEELLRYDGPVELATWRFAREPLVLGGQRVERGDPVLVVLAGADRDPRRFERPDVLDLARRDNQHLGYGHGIHYCLGAPLARLEGRAAIGMLLSELPDIRLAVDSDDLRWRGGLIMRGLRSLPVEFTSSHVTESQ, encoded by the coding sequence GTGTCGGACTCGCGTCGTAGCGTCGTACGGGTGCAGACGACTCCCTCCCCTCCCCTCTTCAGCCGGGAATTCGGCGCCGACCCGTACCCCGCGTACGCCTGGCTGCGGGAGAACGCCCCGGTGTACAAGGCGGAGCTGCCCAGCGGGGTGGCGGCCTGGCTGGTCACCCGGTACGCGGACGCCCGCGCCGCGCTGGCCGACCCGCGGCTGAGCAAGAACCCCGACCGGCACAGCGCGCAGGCGCACCACAGCGGCCGGGTGGGCATCCCGGGGGAGCGCGGCGCCAATGTCATGACGCACCTGCTGAACATCGATCCGCCCGATCACACCAGGCTGCGCCGGCTGGTGGCGAAGGCGTTCACCCCGCGCCGGGTGGCGGCCTTCGAGCCGCGGGTGCGGGAGCTGACCGGCTCGCTGATCGCCTCCTTCGCGGGGCGGGGCGAGGCGGACCTGATCCATGAGTTCGCCTTCCCGCTGCCGATCTACGCCATCTGCGACATGCTCGGCGTCCCCCGGGAGGACCAGGACGACTTCCGCGACTGGGCCGGGATGATGCTGCATCCGTCGGGAAAGCGGGGCGGAGTCGGGCGCTCGGTGAAGCGGATGCGGGCCTATCTCGGCGATCTGATCCACCGTAAGCGCGCCGATCTGGGGGACGACCTGATCTCCGACCTGATCCGCGCCTCCGACCACGGCGAACATCTGACGGAGGACGAGGCGGCCGCGATGTCGTTCATCCTCCTGTTCGCCGGGTTCGAGACGACGGTCAATCTCATCGGCAATGGCCTGTACACGCTGCTGCGCCACCCGGCGGAACTGGCCGATCTGCGCCGGTCGCTGGCGGCGGGCGAGGAGGCGCTGCTGGAGAGCGCGGTGGAGGAGCTGCTGCGGTACGACGGCCCGGTGGAGCTGGCGACGTGGCGGTTCGCGCGGGAGCCGCTCGTACTGGGCGGGCAGCGCGTGGAACGGGGCGATCCGGTGCTGGTGGTGCTGGCCGGCGCGGACCGCGATCCGCGCCGGTTCGAGCGGCCCGATGTGCTGGATCTGGCCCGGCGCGACAACCAGCATCTGGGGTACGGGCACGGCATCCACTACTGCCTGGGGGCGCCACTGGCGCGGCTGGAGGGGCGGGCGGCGATCGGGATGCTGCTGAGTGAACTGCCGGATATCCGGCTTGCGGTGGATTCTGACGATCTGCGGTGGCGCGGTGGTCTGATCATGCGAGGACTCCGCTCACTGCCGGTAGAGTTCACATCCAGCCATGTGACGGAGAGTCAGTAG
- a CDS encoding sensor histidine kinase: MSESGAESTGEAGPGGAVLWWERRRGVLLDGALALASAIECVVQSAVFAGRTGLPVVPTALFGGLAGSVLLVRRRWPLAVILVAIAVLPAQMGMGMAAVGLYTLATTEVPRRIIGVMASMVCAGTALVTFLLIEQDAGLREQPIPMWFKPFVAALFAVAITLPPVLLGMYVRARRRLVESLRDRADGLERELGLLAERAEERAEWARGEERRRIAREMHDVVAHRVSLMVVHAAALQAVAPKDPDKAAKNAGLVADMGRQALTELRTMLGVLRTEEKPREAAGAAGGEQESAADAAARLAEIAAAGRRGARGPRLSEVASLVDQSRAAGMAVELSVEGDPRGYAAQVESTAYRVVQEALTNVHKHAAGAAARVRLAHRDGEVAVQVLNEAPLGGGQPGAPAALPSGGNGLLGMRERVTALGGGFVSGPLDGGGFRVSAVIPDRDRSPAAPGVGLAS, translated from the coding sequence ATGAGCGAGTCGGGGGCGGAGAGTACCGGGGAGGCGGGGCCGGGGGGCGCCGTGCTGTGGTGGGAGCGGCGGCGCGGCGTCCTGCTGGACGGGGCGCTGGCCCTGGCCTCGGCGATCGAGTGCGTCGTCCAGAGCGCCGTCTTCGCCGGCCGTACGGGGCTGCCGGTGGTGCCCACCGCGCTGTTCGGAGGGCTGGCCGGGTCCGTGCTGCTGGTCAGGCGGCGCTGGCCGCTGGCGGTGATCCTGGTGGCCATCGCGGTGCTGCCGGCCCAGATGGGCATGGGCATGGCGGCGGTGGGCCTGTACACGCTGGCCACCACCGAGGTGCCGCGCCGGATCATCGGGGTCATGGCGTCGATGGTGTGCGCGGGCACCGCCCTGGTGACCTTCCTGCTCATCGAACAGGACGCCGGGCTGCGCGAGCAGCCGATACCGATGTGGTTCAAGCCGTTCGTGGCGGCGCTCTTCGCGGTGGCGATCACGCTGCCGCCGGTGCTGCTGGGGATGTACGTCCGCGCCAGGCGCCGGCTGGTGGAGTCGCTGCGCGACCGCGCGGACGGTCTGGAGCGGGAGCTGGGGCTGCTGGCCGAGCGCGCCGAGGAGCGCGCCGAGTGGGCGCGCGGCGAGGAGCGGCGCCGGATCGCCCGCGAGATGCACGACGTGGTGGCGCACCGGGTGTCCCTCATGGTGGTGCACGCGGCGGCGCTCCAGGCGGTGGCGCCCAAGGATCCGGACAAGGCGGCGAAGAACGCGGGCCTGGTCGCGGACATGGGGCGGCAGGCGCTGACCGAGCTGCGGACGATGCTGGGCGTGCTGCGGACCGAGGAGAAGCCGCGCGAGGCGGCGGGTGCGGCGGGCGGCGAGCAGGAGAGCGCGGCCGACGCGGCGGCCCGGCTCGCGGAGATCGCGGCGGCCGGGCGGCGCGGCGCGCGGGGCCCGCGGCTGAGCGAGGTGGCCTCGCTGGTGGACCAGTCCCGGGCGGCCGGGATGGCCGTGGAACTGTCGGTGGAGGGGGATCCGCGCGGGTACGCGGCGCAGGTGGAGTCGACCGCGTACCGGGTGGTGCAGGAGGCGCTGACCAATGTGCACAAGCACGCGGCCGGCGCCGCCGCGCGGGTGCGGCTGGCGCACCGCGACGGCGAGGTGGCGGTGCAGGTGCTGAACGAGGCCCCGCTGGGCGGCGGCCAGCCCGGCGCGCCTGCGGCGCTGCCCTCCGGCGGCAACGGGCTGCTGGGCATGCGGGAGCGGGTCACCGCGCTGGGCGGGGGCTTCGTGTCGGGGCCGCTGGACGGGGGCGGTTTCCGGGTCTCGGCGGTCATCCCGGACCGGGACAGGTCCCCGGCCGCACCCGGTGTCGGACTCGCGTCGTAG
- a CDS encoding serine/threonine-protein kinase has product MTPRVLAGRYRLTEPLGKGGMGEVWAAQDSALGGRKVAVKLLHAHQLSSLSGTTDPEELRRRFLREARATARVDHPGLVGVHDAGSEGDELYLVMQLIDGSDLSDHLAEHDPYPWPWAVAALAQLCSALAAVHAVEIVHRDLKPGNVMIRMDGRVTLLDLGIAAVRGEHEETRLTRTGALLGTPVYMAPEQAVGGPPVGPAADLYALGAIGYELLTGQAPFRAPNAAGLLYKKLHEEPPPLQRLRPDIPPGLAVLVHRLLAKDPSGRPADAHEVFAALTPLLPAPGAAGAPPAVPMDPTRPFWHPMAPWPATRPRAREQDLSAVVEEVRRLLDRHQYAQAAELLSHTVPRAAARYGQHSPVVRTLRKQYAATLMATAQYGRALPEIQRLLQDFTAERGPYDQTVIQLRSDEAECLSRLGHR; this is encoded by the coding sequence GTGACCCCCCGCGTGCTGGCCGGCCGCTACCGGCTGACCGAGCCACTGGGCAAGGGCGGCATGGGGGAGGTCTGGGCGGCCCAGGACTCCGCGCTCGGCGGGCGAAAGGTCGCCGTCAAGCTGCTGCACGCCCACCAGCTGTCCTCCCTGTCCGGCACCACCGACCCCGAGGAACTGCGCCGCCGCTTCCTGCGCGAGGCCCGCGCCACCGCCCGCGTCGACCACCCGGGCCTGGTGGGGGTGCACGACGCCGGCAGCGAGGGCGACGAGCTGTACCTCGTCATGCAGCTCATCGACGGCAGCGACCTCTCCGACCACCTGGCCGAGCACGACCCGTACCCCTGGCCCTGGGCGGTCGCCGCCCTCGCCCAGCTGTGCTCGGCGCTCGCCGCCGTGCACGCCGTGGAGATCGTGCACCGCGACCTCAAGCCCGGCAATGTGATGATCCGGATGGACGGCCGGGTCACCCTCCTCGACCTGGGCATCGCCGCCGTCCGCGGCGAGCACGAGGAAACCCGGCTCACCCGCACCGGTGCCCTGCTCGGCACCCCCGTCTACATGGCTCCCGAACAGGCCGTCGGCGGCCCGCCGGTCGGCCCGGCCGCCGACCTGTACGCGCTCGGCGCCATCGGGTACGAACTCCTGACCGGGCAGGCACCCTTCCGTGCCCCGAACGCGGCCGGTCTGCTCTACAAGAAGCTGCACGAGGAACCACCGCCGCTCCAGCGACTGCGTCCCGACATCCCGCCCGGGCTCGCCGTGCTCGTCCACCGGCTGCTCGCCAAGGACCCGTCCGGCCGCCCCGCCGACGCGCACGAGGTGTTCGCCGCGCTCACCCCGCTGCTGCCCGCCCCGGGCGCGGCCGGGGCACCGCCCGCCGTCCCCATGGACCCCACCCGCCCCTTCTGGCACCCGATGGCCCCCTGGCCCGCCACCCGCCCGCGCGCCCGCGAACAGGACCTGTCGGCCGTGGTGGAGGAGGTGCGGCGGCTGCTGGACCGGCACCAGTACGCGCAGGCGGCCGAGCTGCTCAGCCACACCGTGCCCCGGGCCGCCGCCCGCTACGGTCAGCATTCCCCGGTGGTGCGCACGCTGCGCAAGCAGTACGCCGCCACCTTGATGGCCACCGCCCAGTACGGCCGCGCGCTGCCGGAGATCCAGCGGCTGCTCCAGGACTTCACCGCCGAGCGGGGCCCGTACGACCAGACGGTGATCCAGCTGCGTTCCGACGAGGCGGAGTGCCTGTCCCGGCTGGGGCACCGGTAG
- a CDS encoding N-6 DNA methylase translates to MAGMGVMQVPDHTTEVTAAGIARLAGVGRAAVSNWRRRYEHFPRPVGGTETSPTFSLAEIERWLRDQGKLAEVPPRERLWQLIESDPAGQSAALTALGEQYLGHGAGTPGGGGPPDTPLARAAARAAAGSDPAEAYEFALGRYTDGAAARLTLTPPETADLMAALAGPAHSVLDPACGAGGLLAAARRGPAAPPTELYGQDADPVLARLGALRLALRGSATVQVRDGDSLLADAFPHLTVDAVLCHPPFNERHWGHGELTYDARWEYGLPARAESELAWVQHALARLRPGGTAVLLMPPAAASRRTGRRVRAALLRRGALRAVIALPAGAAPPHSLPLHLWVLRKPDGTTAPDPRLLVVDTATTHRPAGGRAGLDWPGLRRTILDAWQEFRRAGDIGPVPGTRRALPVIDLLDDEVDLAPARHLPPPTEATGTAALAAVQEELRGTLRRTASLAAAVHPDEGSGTAPGAHWSTVTIGELIRAGALELHTHSAAGEPPPATRAGDVLVPLLLDGSATHVVTDAGAGEPPDRRLSLLRPDTAALDPWFLAGFLRGTANTRQASSYASSATRVDVRRLKVPRLPLETQRRYGRGFRDLAAFEDALQHAADLGRQLVQGTVDGLTEGTLPPGD, encoded by the coding sequence ATGGCGGGGATGGGAGTGATGCAGGTGCCGGACCACACCACCGAGGTCACCGCGGCCGGGATCGCCCGCCTCGCCGGCGTCGGCCGCGCCGCCGTCAGCAACTGGCGCCGCCGCTACGAGCACTTCCCCCGGCCCGTCGGCGGCACCGAGACCAGCCCCACGTTCTCCCTCGCCGAGATCGAACGATGGCTGCGCGACCAGGGCAAACTCGCCGAGGTGCCGCCGCGCGAACGGCTGTGGCAGCTGATCGAGTCCGACCCTGCGGGCCAGAGCGCCGCCCTGACCGCGCTCGGCGAGCAGTACCTGGGCCACGGCGCCGGGACCCCGGGAGGCGGTGGCCCGCCCGACACCCCCCTCGCCCGCGCCGCCGCCCGCGCCGCCGCCGGGAGCGACCCGGCCGAGGCGTACGAGTTCGCGCTCGGCCGCTACACCGACGGCGCCGCCGCCCGGCTCACCCTCACCCCGCCCGAGACCGCCGACCTGATGGCCGCCCTGGCCGGACCGGCCCACTCCGTCCTCGACCCGGCCTGCGGCGCGGGCGGCCTGCTCGCCGCCGCCCGGCGCGGACCCGCCGCGCCGCCCACCGAGCTGTACGGCCAGGACGCCGACCCGGTGCTCGCCCGGCTCGGCGCCCTGCGCCTGGCCCTGCGCGGCTCCGCCACCGTCCAGGTCCGCGACGGCGACTCCCTGCTCGCCGACGCCTTCCCGCACCTCACCGTCGACGCCGTGCTGTGCCACCCACCGTTCAACGAACGCCACTGGGGCCACGGCGAGCTGACCTACGACGCCCGCTGGGAGTACGGCCTGCCCGCCCGCGCCGAATCCGAACTCGCCTGGGTCCAGCACGCCCTGGCCCGGCTGCGCCCCGGCGGCACCGCCGTCCTGCTGATGCCCCCCGCCGCCGCCTCCCGCCGCACCGGACGCCGGGTCCGCGCCGCCCTGCTGCGCCGCGGGGCGCTGCGCGCCGTCATCGCGCTGCCCGCCGGCGCAGCCCCGCCGCACAGCCTCCCGCTCCATCTGTGGGTGCTGCGCAAGCCCGACGGCACCACCGCCCCCGACCCCCGGCTGCTGGTCGTCGACACCGCCACCACGCACCGTCCGGCCGGCGGCCGCGCGGGCCTGGACTGGCCCGGGCTGCGCCGCACGATCCTCGACGCCTGGCAGGAGTTCCGGCGCGCGGGCGACATCGGCCCCGTCCCCGGCACCCGCCGGGCGCTGCCGGTCATCGACCTCCTGGACGACGAGGTCGACCTGGCCCCCGCCCGCCACCTCCCGCCGCCCACCGAGGCCACCGGGACCGCCGCCCTGGCCGCCGTGCAGGAAGAACTGCGCGGCACCCTGCGCCGTACCGCGTCCCTGGCCGCCGCCGTCCACCCGGACGAGGGAAGCGGCACCGCGCCCGGCGCGCACTGGTCCACCGTCACCATCGGCGAACTCATCCGCGCCGGCGCCCTCGAACTGCACACGCACTCCGCCGCCGGAGAGCCGCCGCCCGCCACCCGCGCCGGGGACGTCCTCGTCCCGCTGCTGCTGGACGGCTCCGCCACCCATGTCGTCACCGACGCCGGCGCGGGCGAACCGCCGGACCGCCGGCTGTCCCTGCTGCGCCCGGACACCGCGGCCCTGGACCCCTGGTTCCTCGCCGGGTTCCTGCGGGGCACCGCCAACACCCGGCAGGCCAGCAGCTACGCCTCCAGCGCGACCCGCGTGGACGTCCGGCGGCTGAAGGTCCCCCGGCTGCCGCTGGAGACGCAGCGCCGGTACGGGCGCGGCTTCCGTGATCTCGCCGCGTTCGAGGACGCCCTCCAGCACGCGGCCGATCTCGGACGGCAACTGGTCCAGGGCACCGTCGACGGCCTCACCGAGGGAACCCTGCCACCCGGAGACTGA